In the Streptomyces sp. f51 genome, one interval contains:
- a CDS encoding glutamate synthase subunit beta → MADPKGFMTTPRQECPRRPVTERVRDWDEVYVPGGLLPIIEKQADRCMDCGIPFCHEACPLGNLIPEWNDLVSRDDWRAASDRLHATNNFPEFTGRLCPAPCEAGCVLAINQPAVTIKNVEVAIADRAWEDGFTPPRPPDRLSGRTVAVVGSGPAGLAAAQQLTRAGHTVAVYERADRIGGLLRYGIPAFKMEKRHLDRRLAQMRAEGTKFRTSTAIGTDIGAAELKARYDAVVLALGATAWRELDVPGRQLSGIHQAMEYLPLADRVCEGDLEVSPLSAAGRHVVIVGGGDTGADCLGTAVREGAASVTQLDIYAQPDAERDEDAEPWPTYPKIYRLSAAHEEAGALGTAPAADADARLFAASTLRFEGDADGRVRSLRLVEVDGQRRPVPGSGRILPADLVLLALGFLGPDRHDGLIDQLGLELQPRGTIARGADFGTNVPGVYAAGDAARGQSLVVWAIAEGRAVASAVDRALTGAARSHLPAPIGPYDRPLTA, encoded by the coding sequence ATGGCCGATCCCAAGGGTTTCATGACCACACCTCGCCAGGAGTGTCCGCGCCGGCCCGTGACGGAGCGGGTGCGGGACTGGGACGAGGTGTACGTTCCCGGGGGCCTGCTGCCGATCATCGAGAAACAGGCCGACCGCTGCATGGACTGCGGGATCCCGTTCTGCCATGAGGCGTGTCCCCTGGGCAATCTGATCCCCGAGTGGAACGACCTGGTCTCGCGCGACGACTGGCGGGCGGCCAGCGACCGGCTGCACGCCACGAACAACTTCCCCGAGTTCACCGGGCGGTTGTGCCCCGCTCCCTGCGAGGCGGGCTGTGTGCTGGCGATCAACCAGCCGGCGGTCACCATCAAGAACGTCGAGGTCGCCATCGCCGACCGCGCCTGGGAGGACGGCTTCACGCCGCCACGGCCGCCGGACCGTCTGTCGGGACGCACGGTCGCGGTCGTCGGGTCGGGGCCCGCCGGGCTCGCCGCGGCTCAGCAGTTGACCCGGGCCGGACACACCGTGGCCGTGTACGAGCGGGCCGACCGGATCGGGGGCCTGCTGCGGTACGGGATCCCCGCGTTCAAGATGGAGAAACGGCATCTGGACCGCCGGCTGGCGCAGATGCGCGCGGAGGGGACCAAGTTCCGCACGTCGACGGCGATCGGGACCGACATCGGGGCCGCCGAGCTCAAAGCCCGCTACGACGCGGTCGTTCTGGCGCTCGGCGCGACCGCCTGGCGTGAACTGGACGTGCCGGGACGGCAGTTGTCCGGCATCCACCAGGCGATGGAATACCTTCCGCTGGCCGACCGGGTCTGCGAGGGAGATCTGGAGGTCTCGCCGCTGTCCGCGGCGGGCAGGCACGTGGTGATCGTCGGCGGCGGTGACACGGGCGCCGACTGTCTGGGGACGGCCGTGCGCGAGGGTGCCGCTTCCGTGACCCAGCTCGACATCTACGCCCAGCCGGACGCCGAGCGCGACGAGGACGCCGAGCCGTGGCCGACGTATCCGAAGATCTACCGGCTCTCGGCCGCGCACGAGGAGGCCGGCGCGCTGGGCACGGCACCCGCCGCGGACGCGGACGCCCGGCTCTTCGCCGCGTCCACGCTCCGGTTCGAGGGTGACGCGGACGGCCGGGTGCGCTCGCTGCGGCTCGTCGAGGTCGACGGGCAGCGCCGCCCGGTCCCCGGTTCCGGGCGGATCCTGCCCGCCGACCTCGTCCTGCTCGCCCTCGGCTTCCTCGGCCCCGACCGGCACGACGGCCTGATCGACCAGCTGGGCCTCGAACTCCAGCCACGGGGCACGATCGCCCGGGGCGCGGACTTCGGCACGAACGTTCCCGGGGTGTACGCCGCCGGGGACGCGGCGCGCGGGCAGTCGCTCGTCGTGTGGGCGATCGCCGAGGGCCGGGCGGTCGCCTCGGCCGTGGACCGGGCACTGACGGGGGCGGCCCGCTCGCATCTGCCGGCGCCGATCGGACCGTACGACCGCCCCCTGACCGCCTGA
- a CDS encoding methyltransferase domain-containing protein, protein MTRADGYLLDNQQTEAGRRFEALATLFDPTTFRHMERFGVGSGWRCWEVGAGGTSVVSWLAKKVGPTGKVVATDIDTSWAASVARPPVEVRVHDVGAEEPPGEGFDLVHARLVLVHVPDRERALRSMIKALRPGGRLLVEDADPALQPLLCPEEYGPEQRLANRLRQGFRKLLAERGADLSYGRKLPRLLREAGLSGVEADAYFPVTSPACAVLEAATVRQIRDQLVTAGLATREEIDEHLANVAAGSMDLATAPMISAWGRKS, encoded by the coding sequence ATGACGCGAGCCGACGGGTATCTCCTCGACAACCAGCAGACGGAGGCGGGCCGGCGTTTCGAGGCCCTCGCCACTCTCTTCGACCCCACGACGTTCCGGCACATGGAGCGCTTCGGCGTGGGATCCGGCTGGCGCTGCTGGGAGGTCGGGGCCGGCGGCACGTCCGTCGTGTCCTGGCTCGCCAAGAAGGTCGGTCCGACGGGGAAGGTCGTCGCCACCGACATCGACACCTCGTGGGCGGCCTCCGTGGCACGCCCGCCGGTCGAGGTCCGCGTCCACGACGTGGGCGCCGAGGAACCGCCGGGGGAGGGCTTCGACCTCGTGCACGCCCGGCTCGTACTGGTCCATGTGCCGGACAGGGAGCGCGCGTTGCGGTCGATGATCAAGGCGCTGCGGCCCGGTGGCCGGCTTCTCGTCGAGGACGCGGACCCCGCCCTTCAGCCGCTGCTCTGCCCCGAGGAGTACGGCCCCGAGCAGCGGCTCGCGAACCGGCTGCGCCAGGGCTTCCGCAAACTGCTCGCCGAACGCGGCGCCGACCTCTCCTACGGACGCAAACTCCCGCGGCTGCTCCGGGAGGCGGGTCTCTCCGGCGTGGAGGCCGACGCGTACTTCCCGGTCACCTCACCCGCCTGCGCCGTACTGGAGGCCGCCACGGTCCGTCAGATCCGCGACCAGCTCGTCACGGCCGGCCTGGCCACCCGGGAGGAGATCGACGAGCACCTCGCGAACGTGGCCGCCGGTTCCATGGATCTGGCGACCGCGCCGATGATCTCGGCCTGGGGGCGCAAGAGCTGA
- a CDS encoding DUF397 domain-containing protein has translation MERVTPERINPHIGNVRIYNGMPARELGSEGWHKPWSGGNGGNCLEAMKLADGRIAVRQSADPDGPALIYTPGEMTAFIEGAKAGEADFLLS, from the coding sequence ATGGAACGCGTCACGCCGGAACGCATTAACCCGCACATAGGCAACGTGCGCATCTACAACGGAATGCCCGCCCGCGAACTCGGCAGCGAGGGCTGGCACAAACCGTGGAGCGGCGGCAACGGCGGCAACTGCCTGGAGGCGATGAAACTCGCCGACGGCCGCATCGCCGTGCGCCAGTCCGCCGACCCGGACGGCCCCGCTCTCATCTACACGCCCGGCGAGATGACCGCTTTCATCGAGGGCGCGAAGGCAGGGGAGGCGGACTTCCTTCTCTCCTGA
- a CDS encoding anthrone oxygenase family protein: MIDGPYFVLTLLGVLGCGLVAGVFCGFSTFVMRALAQLPPAQGVAAMNAINVAAVRPPFMLVFIGSAVLCSVLAVVTFVLLPADGTVELLLGSALYLFGAFGVTIAANVPRNDALLKLDPGTPEADAYWPIFVRQWTMWNHVRTVASAAAAVSYALALT; this comes from the coding sequence ATGATCGATGGACCGTATTTCGTGCTGACTCTGCTGGGGGTGCTGGGCTGCGGGCTGGTGGCCGGGGTGTTCTGCGGGTTCTCGACCTTCGTGATGAGAGCGCTCGCGCAGCTGCCTCCGGCGCAGGGGGTGGCGGCGATGAACGCGATCAACGTCGCCGCGGTCCGCCCCCCGTTCATGCTGGTGTTCATCGGGTCGGCGGTGCTGTGCTCGGTGCTGGCCGTGGTGACGTTCGTGCTGCTGCCGGCCGACGGGACGGTGGAGTTGCTGCTCGGCAGCGCGCTGTATCTGTTCGGGGCGTTCGGGGTGACCATCGCGGCGAACGTCCCCCGCAACGACGCGCTGCTGAAGCTGGACCCCGGGACACCGGAGGCCGACGCCTACTGGCCCATATTCGTGCGCCAGTGGACGATGTGGAACCACGTCCGGACCGTCGCCTCGGCCGCGGCGGCGGTGTCGTACGCGCTCGCCCTCACCTGA
- a CDS encoding CBS domain-containing protein, whose protein sequence is MTTAGDIMHRGAQWIPAHETLDRAAQLMRELNVGALPISDQDERLCGILTDRDIVVGCVAMGHDPARVTAGEMAHGTPRWIDAGADVGDVLHEMKEHQIRRLPVIDDKRLVGMISEADLAQHVSDEQLAAWVESVYARDTAGASG, encoded by the coding sequence ATGACCACCGCCGGAGACATCATGCACCGTGGTGCCCAGTGGATCCCCGCGCACGAGACCCTCGACCGCGCCGCCCAGCTGATGCGCGAGCTCAACGTGGGCGCGCTGCCCATCAGCGACCAGGACGAACGCCTCTGCGGCATCCTCACCGACCGCGACATCGTCGTCGGCTGTGTGGCCATGGGACATGATCCCGCACGGGTCACCGCGGGTGAGATGGCCCACGGCACACCGCGTTGGATCGACGCGGGCGCGGATGTCGGCGACGTGCTCCATGAGATGAAGGAGCACCAGATCCGCCGGCTTCCCGTGATCGACGACAAACGGCTCGTCGGCATGATCAGCGAGGCCGACCTCGCCCAGCACGTCAGTGACGAACAGCTCGCCGCCTGGGTCGAGAGCGTCTACGCGAGGGACACGGCAGGCGCGAGCGGCTGA
- a CDS encoding helix-turn-helix transcriptional regulator — translation MSEPRSAPTVGQVVLGRRLLDLRERAGLKREEAARILRVAPATVRRMEMAEVSLKIPYLQLLLKSYGVGDQEAEAFVLLAEDANKPGWWQRFHDILPDWFSMHVSLEGAASLLRSYEPHFIPGLLQTEDYARGVLMAGAIGQTRPEDIERHVALRMQRQDLLTREDAPRIWAVMDETVLRRTIGGPEVMRAQIDKLLQATRLPHVTLQVIPFSSGPHPGTYGPFVLFRFAMPELPDMVYSEYLTGAVYLDARSEVATHLEVMDRMAAQAATAHRTKEILRDLRKEL, via the coding sequence GTGAGCGAACCGCGGTCCGCGCCGACGGTCGGCCAGGTCGTTCTCGGACGGCGACTGCTGGACCTGCGGGAACGCGCGGGTCTCAAGCGCGAGGAGGCCGCGCGGATCCTGCGTGTCGCCCCCGCGACGGTCCGCCGGATGGAGATGGCCGAGGTCTCCCTCAAGATCCCCTATCTCCAGCTCCTGTTGAAGTCCTACGGCGTCGGGGACCAAGAGGCCGAGGCCTTCGTCCTGCTCGCGGAGGACGCCAACAAGCCCGGCTGGTGGCAGCGGTTCCACGACATCCTGCCCGACTGGTTCTCCATGCACGTCAGCCTGGAGGGCGCCGCCTCCCTGCTGCGCTCGTACGAACCGCACTTCATCCCGGGCCTGTTGCAGACCGAGGACTACGCACGCGGTGTCCTGATGGCGGGCGCCATCGGGCAGACCCGGCCCGAGGACATCGAGCGCCATGTGGCGCTGCGCATGCAGCGCCAGGACCTGCTCACGCGTGAGGACGCGCCCCGGATCTGGGCCGTGATGGACGAGACGGTGCTGCGCCGCACCATCGGCGGCCCCGAGGTGATGCGTGCCCAGATCGACAAGTTGCTTCAGGCCACGAGGCTGCCCCATGTGACGTTGCAGGTGATCCCGTTCTCCTCGGGCCCGCACCCCGGCACGTACGGGCCCTTCGTGCTGTTCCGATTCGCCATGCCGGAACTCCCGGACATGGTCTACAGCGAGTACCTGACCGGCGCCGTCTACCTGGACGCGCGTTCCGAGGTGGCGACCCACCTGGAGGTCATGGACCGCATGGCGGCCCAAGCCGCCACGGCACATCGCACGAAGGAGATCCTCCGGGATCTCCGCAAGGAGCTGTGA
- a CDS encoding uridine kinase, with protein MGPVRLEAITWERLGDHLADRLLDLKPQDGSPWPRVAFDGAPAAHPGELARRVFEALRVRGRPALVVGTEDFLRPASLRLEHGHQDVEAYYDGWFDTGALWREVFGPLEPGGDGRVLPDLRDPATDRATRSPYVQLPPGGILLLHGPLLLRHWFPFDLSVHVLLSPGALRRRTPEPQHWTLPAFAQYESEVGPDTAADVLVRADDPRHPAWNG; from the coding sequence ATGGGACCCGTGCGACTCGAAGCGATCACCTGGGAACGGCTCGGCGACCACCTCGCCGATCGTCTGCTCGACCTGAAGCCGCAGGACGGCAGCCCCTGGCCACGGGTCGCCTTCGACGGAGCCCCGGCCGCGCACCCCGGCGAACTCGCCCGGCGCGTCTTCGAGGCACTGCGGGTCCGCGGCCGTCCCGCGCTGGTCGTCGGCACGGAGGACTTCCTGCGTCCCGCCTCGCTCCGGCTGGAACACGGCCACCAGGACGTCGAGGCCTATTACGACGGCTGGTTCGACACCGGTGCCCTGTGGCGCGAGGTCTTCGGCCCGCTGGAACCCGGCGGCGACGGCAGGGTCCTGCCCGACCTCCGTGACCCCGCCACCGACCGGGCCACCCGCAGTCCCTACGTCCAACTCCCGCCCGGCGGAATCCTGTTGCTCCACGGCCCCCTCCTGTTGCGTCACTGGTTCCCGTTCGACCTCAGCGTCCACGTACTCCTTTCCCCGGGTGCGCTCCGCCGCCGTACTCCCGAGCCGCAGCACTGGACCCTCCCCGCGTTCGCCCAGTACGAGAGCGAGGTGGGCCCGGACACGGCGGCCGACGTCCTGGTCCGGGCCGACGACCCCCGTCACCCGGCGTGGAACGGCTGA
- a CDS encoding FUSC family protein, whose protein sequence is MRPTPLAVPPWLAHALRAQRGPVPWNAVLRGALAAGPLLLVAVLSGRTSLGVIAALGAMLAGINDRPGSRRVAVERLGVPALAGAAGLLIGSYAGQHTGAVTLTLLFTGLGLLAGAVSAVGPVASGAGTQLLVTSAIGAGMPLPEPGWVRALFFLGGAGWLLVLRLALPTTAVNTGDYRFDGERDAVAGVYDAVARLLLAVGGPDASRRRVALTAALDQAQDALTGPRLRRYASSAAERRLHAQYAAALPLAEAATALAWAGEAVPERAAEGPARLADAVRTGAPTGPLPAPAVPGGRSGPLGSTPVVPALRALHDALLHAAETFDRGFGNALHDRRRTAASLVRTALGSAGREYGIRVALCFGASVAVAQVLHHARWYGGHPHWYWLPATAVFLVKPDLGPLASRVLCRAAGTVLGAISFAGLAPLLPGPGGFVALVAVSGALIPVATRHFAAQTAVVTVLVLALVMVGGEQQASWNRIVETLLACAIVLLVGHLPTLGQRGGTVRARLTRAGEAADVYLAHVLNDGTARDRAGRWVLRREAYRALAEARAAIDLAAAELPALARHSEGTAAVAATLERLVDTTTACAVQLDDTGRLTPVHSERITELLGELAERRRILAPLR, encoded by the coding sequence GTGCGTCCCACCCCCCTCGCCGTACCGCCCTGGCTCGCCCATGCCCTGCGCGCCCAGCGCGGACCGGTCCCCTGGAACGCGGTCCTGCGCGGCGCGCTGGCCGCCGGGCCGCTGCTGCTCGTGGCCGTGCTGAGCGGCCGTACCTCCCTCGGAGTGATCGCCGCGCTCGGCGCCATGCTGGCGGGGATCAACGACAGGCCGGGCAGCCGGCGCGTCGCCGTCGAACGGCTCGGGGTACCGGCCCTCGCCGGAGCCGCCGGTCTGCTCATCGGCTCGTACGCCGGACAACACACCGGCGCCGTGACCCTCACCCTCCTCTTCACCGGCCTCGGACTCCTCGCCGGAGCCGTCAGCGCCGTGGGACCCGTGGCCTCCGGGGCCGGGACCCAGCTGCTGGTCACCTCGGCCATCGGGGCCGGGATGCCGCTGCCCGAACCGGGATGGGTACGCGCACTGTTCTTCCTCGGAGGGGCCGGCTGGCTCCTCGTCCTGCGGCTTGCGCTGCCCACGACCGCGGTGAACACCGGCGACTACCGCTTCGACGGCGAGCGCGACGCCGTCGCCGGTGTGTACGACGCCGTCGCCCGGCTGCTCCTCGCCGTGGGCGGACCCGACGCGAGCCGGCGGCGCGTCGCACTGACCGCCGCCCTCGACCAGGCACAGGACGCGCTCACCGGGCCCCGGCTGCGGCGCTACGCGAGCTCGGCGGCCGAACGGCGGCTGCACGCCCAGTACGCCGCCGCCCTGCCGCTCGCCGAGGCCGCGACCGCCCTCGCCTGGGCCGGCGAAGCGGTGCCCGAACGGGCCGCGGAGGGGCCTGCGCGGCTCGCGGACGCCGTCCGCACCGGCGCGCCCACCGGTCCCCTGCCCGCGCCCGCCGTCCCCGGCGGCCGGTCAGGACCGCTCGGGAGCACACCCGTCGTGCCCGCGCTGCGCGCCCTCCACGACGCCCTGCTGCACGCCGCCGAGACCTTCGACCGCGGCTTCGGGAACGCCCTGCACGACAGGAGGCGAACCGCTGCCTCGCTGGTGCGCACCGCGCTCGGTTCCGCCGGGCGCGAGTACGGCATCCGGGTCGCCCTGTGCTTCGGCGCGAGCGTCGCCGTGGCCCAGGTCCTGCACCACGCGCGCTGGTACGGCGGCCACCCGCACTGGTACTGGCTCCCCGCGACCGCCGTCTTCCTCGTCAAGCCCGATCTGGGACCGCTCGCCTCGCGCGTGCTGTGCCGGGCGGCGGGAACCGTCCTGGGCGCGATCTCCTTCGCGGGGCTCGCGCCGCTGCTGCCGGGGCCGGGTGGCTTCGTCGCCCTGGTCGCGGTCAGCGGTGCCCTGATCCCGGTCGCCACCCGGCACTTCGCCGCGCAGACCGCCGTCGTCACGGTCCTCGTCCTCGCCCTCGTGATGGTCGGCGGCGAGCAGCAGGCCTCCTGGAACCGGATCGTGGAGACACTGCTGGCCTGCGCGATCGTGCTGCTGGTCGGGCATCTGCCGACACTCGGACAGCGCGGCGGGACCGTGCGGGCGCGGCTCACCCGGGCCGGCGAGGCCGCGGACGTCTATCTCGCCCATGTGCTGAACGACGGTACGGCCCGTGACCGTGCGGGCCGCTGGGTCCTGCGCCGGGAGGCCTACCGGGCGCTCGCCGAGGCCCGCGCGGCCATCGACCTGGCCGCGGCCGAACTCCCCGCGCTGGCACGGCACTCCGAGGGGACGGCCGCGGTCGCCGCCACCCTGGAACGGCTCGTCGACACGACCACGGCGTGCGCCGTGCAGCTCGACGACACCGGCCGGCTCACGCCCGTCCACAGCGAGCGGATCACCGAACTCCTCGGTGAACTGGCCGAACGGCGAAGGATCCTGGCTCCGCTCCGCTGA
- a CDS encoding ATP-binding protein, translating into MGQHPGAVAERRFRFELAAHPGSVAQARRLTRSRLSGWAVCEDTCDTAALVVSELVTNAIVHAAGQRVVCELHDAGDRLRIAVGDEGCAPGEPHPSPQRPDEEHGRGLLLVAAVSRAWGAQDTGPGLLVWAEIARTADRAENTAGTVEETRLAPGAPEDRSERHEPGHRHDPHGLHGLHGLDAPEAELRARVVSMPAGRPAEAPREPGSPAADTAPRADLGWSAKKPPNDGRGTGAEGSWGAGTVGNPQSLSAPGGREARDPRRRELGPHRWEQSRDHHRDRERL; encoded by the coding sequence ATGGGGCAGCACCCCGGTGCCGTCGCCGAGCGCCGGTTCCGCTTCGAACTGGCCGCACACCCGGGCTCCGTGGCTCAGGCGAGACGCCTGACCCGGTCCCGCCTGTCCGGCTGGGCGGTGTGCGAGGACACGTGCGACACGGCGGCCCTCGTGGTCTCCGAACTGGTCACCAACGCGATCGTGCACGCCGCCGGGCAGCGTGTCGTGTGCGAACTGCACGACGCGGGGGACCGGTTGCGCATAGCCGTGGGTGACGAGGGGTGCGCTCCGGGCGAGCCGCACCCCTCTCCGCAACGGCCCGACGAGGAGCACGGGAGGGGATTGCTTCTCGTCGCGGCAGTGTCCAGGGCCTGGGGGGCCCAGGACACCGGGCCCGGTCTGCTGGTGTGGGCGGAGATCGCACGCACGGCAGACCGGGCCGAAAACACGGCCGGCACCGTCGAGGAGACCCGGCTCGCACCGGGCGCCCCCGAGGACCGGAGCGAGCGGCACGAGCCGGGCCACCGGCACGACCCGCATGGCCTTCATGGCCTTCACGGACTGGACGCACCCGAAGCCGAGTTGAGAGCCCGGGTCGTCTCGATGCCGGCCGGCCGGCCCGCCGAGGCCCCGCGTGAACCGGGCTCGCCCGCCGCGGACACCGCCCCGCGGGCCGACCTCGGCTGGAGCGCGAAGAAGCCCCCGAACGACGGTCGGGGCACGGGGGCGGAGGGATCCTGGGGGGCGGGAACCGTGGGGAACCCCCAGTCGCTCTCCGCCCCGGGCGGCCGCGAGGCCAGGGATCCACGCCGCCGGGAACTGGGGCCGCACCGCTGGGAACAGAGTCGGGACCACCATCGGGATCGGGAGAGGCTGTGA
- a CDS encoding magnesium and cobalt transport protein CorA, producing MSMAGNLRRVTALGAVDGLRRVARLTRRHRRVDLSHPARSPLGSAVVNCVAYRDGVRIPEGRDLVDTVQRIRKRDEGFVWLGLHEPTDMEFAGIAELFDLHPLAVEDAVEAHQRPKLERYGDTLFAVFKTVCYVEHKELTATSEVVNTGEIMVFVGPDFVITVRHGRHGSLGPLREELESDARQLSKGPAAVLHAIADHVVDDFVNVTDSVQADIDQVEADVFAENGARADAGRIYQLKRELLELKRAVVPLARPVQELAARPARVVDPEIQAYFRDVSDHLMRVTEQIAAFDELLNSILQAHLAQVTVAQNEDMRKITAWAAVIAVPTMVCGVYGMNFDNMPELHWRFGYPIVIGVISVGCLVLYRGFRRNGWL from the coding sequence ATGTCCATGGCAGGGAATTTGCGGAGGGTGACGGCTCTCGGCGCGGTCGACGGCCTCCGCAGAGTGGCACGGCTGACGCGGCGGCACCGCCGTGTCGACCTGAGTCACCCCGCCCGGTCGCCGCTGGGCTCCGCGGTGGTGAACTGCGTCGCCTACCGCGACGGTGTACGGATCCCCGAAGGCCGCGACCTGGTCGACACCGTGCAGCGGATCCGCAAGCGCGACGAGGGATTCGTCTGGCTCGGGCTGCACGAACCGACCGACATGGAGTTCGCGGGCATCGCGGAGCTCTTCGACCTGCACCCCCTGGCCGTCGAGGACGCGGTGGAGGCGCATCAGCGTCCGAAGCTGGAGCGGTACGGCGACACGCTGTTCGCGGTGTTCAAAACCGTCTGCTACGTCGAGCACAAGGAGCTGACGGCGACCAGCGAGGTGGTGAACACTGGCGAGATCATGGTGTTCGTCGGTCCGGACTTCGTCATCACCGTGCGGCACGGACGACACGGCTCTCTCGGCCCGCTGCGCGAGGAACTGGAGTCCGACGCGCGGCAGTTGTCCAAGGGGCCGGCCGCGGTGCTGCACGCGATCGCGGACCATGTGGTCGACGACTTCGTGAACGTCACGGACTCGGTCCAGGCGGACATCGACCAGGTCGAGGCCGACGTGTTCGCCGAGAACGGCGCACGCGCCGACGCCGGGCGCATCTACCAGCTCAAGCGTGAACTCCTCGAACTGAAGCGGGCCGTGGTTCCCCTGGCCCGGCCCGTCCAGGAGCTGGCGGCACGACCGGCCCGTGTGGTCGACCCCGAGATACAGGCGTACTTCCGTGACGTCTCGGACCATCTGATGCGGGTCACCGAACAGATAGCCGCCTTCGACGAGTTGCTGAACTCGATCCTCCAGGCGCATCTCGCGCAGGTGACGGTGGCGCAGAACGAGGACATGCGCAAGATCACGGCATGGGCGGCGGTCATCGCCGTCCCCACCATGGTCTGCGGCGTCTACGGAATGAACTTCGACAACATGCCCGAACTGCACTGGAGGTTCGGCTACCCCATCGTCATCGGCGTCATATCCGTCGGCTGTCTCGTCCTGTACCGAGGGTTCCGGCGCAACGGCTGGCTCTGA
- a CDS encoding RidA family protein: MVQRVTVPTLFTPPVYAHASVVEAGTKLAFLAGSVPLDADGELVGPGDPVRQAEQVLANLDEQLRAVGSDMAHVVSTDVYVVSSETAVLSAVWDVVEASGLSIGPHSSTLLGVACLGYTGQLVEITATAVVPGA, encoded by the coding sequence ATGGTCCAGCGTGTCACTGTTCCCACTCTCTTCACTCCGCCCGTCTACGCGCACGCGTCCGTCGTCGAGGCGGGGACGAAGCTGGCCTTCCTCGCCGGGTCCGTGCCCCTCGACGCCGACGGAGAGCTGGTCGGCCCCGGCGACCCCGTACGCCAGGCCGAGCAGGTACTGGCCAACCTCGACGAGCAGTTGCGGGCCGTGGGGAGCGACATGGCCCATGTCGTGTCCACCGACGTGTATGTCGTCAGCTCTGAGACCGCGGTGCTGTCCGCGGTCTGGGACGTCGTCGAGGCGTCGGGGCTGAGCATCGGCCCGCACTCCTCGACCCTGCTCGGGGTGGCCTGTCTCGGCTACACCGGACAGCTCGTGGAGATCACGGCGACCGCCGTCGTCCCCGGCGCGTAG
- a CDS encoding DUF2293 domain-containing protein has product MAPISHPSPRHGPLVVQPLRKRHCVECRSGPHSLLVLEEGSPRCLDCADLGHLVFLPRGDTALTRRSREGSALSAVVVRFNRRRGRYERQGVMVEETALALAEARCLADAEARRRRRARDARRREAEDVRFTEAFAREISRLFPHCPADRAHAIAAHASVRGSGRVGRSSAGRALSEAAVTAAVRASVRHTETPYDQLLMSGVPRYEARRRIAATVDARLWEWREDFTARA; this is encoded by the coding sequence ATGGCACCGATCTCTCATCCCTCGCCCCGGCACGGACCGCTCGTCGTCCAGCCGCTCAGGAAGCGGCACTGTGTCGAGTGCCGGAGCGGCCCGCACTCGTTGCTGGTGCTGGAGGAGGGGTCGCCTCGCTGTCTGGACTGCGCCGATCTCGGACACCTGGTGTTCCTGCCGCGCGGCGACACTGCGCTCACCCGCAGATCGCGCGAGGGCAGCGCGCTGTCGGCCGTGGTGGTGCGGTTCAACCGGCGCCGGGGGCGCTACGAACGGCAGGGGGTCATGGTCGAGGAGACGGCGCTCGCCCTGGCCGAGGCACGCTGCCTGGCGGACGCCGAGGCGCGGCGACGGCGCCGGGCACGAGACGCACGGCGCCGGGAGGCGGAGGACGTCCGCTTCACGGAGGCGTTCGCGCGGGAGATATCCCGGCTGTTCCCGCACTGTCCGGCCGACCGGGCCCATGCGATCGCCGCCCATGCCTCGGTGCGCGGCAGTGGGCGGGTCGGGCGGAGCTCGGCGGGCCGCGCGCTGTCCGAGGCGGCGGTGACCGCGGCGGTCCGGGCGTCGGTACGGCACACCGAGACGCCGTACGACCAACTGCTGATGAGCGGCGTCCCGCGGTACGAGGCGCGCCGCCGGATCGCGGCCACGGTGGACGCGAGGCTCTGGGAGTGGCGCGAGGATTTCACCGCGCGGGCGTGA